In a genomic window of Flammeovirga agarivorans:
- a CDS encoding glutamine--tRNA ligase/YqeY domain fusion protein: protein MEENKSEKRLDFIREKITDELKSGKNGGKLLFRFPPEPNGYLHIGHAKSICLNFGLSKDFEGAGTNLRFDDTNPTKEDQEYVDAIKKDIEWLGYEWAGEPKFTSDYFDQLYDWAIQLIKDGKAYVDDQTADVIASQKGTPTTPGTNSPFRDRSVEENLELFEGMKEGKFEEGSRVLRAKIDMANSNMHLRDPFLYRIIKKAHHRTGDKWCIYPMYDWAHGQSDYIEGITNSLCTTEFEVHRPLYNWFLDQIATSDRIRPEQTEFSRLNLNYTVMSKRKLLQLVEEGVVNGWDDPRMPTISGLRRRGYTPASIRNFAETVGITKRDNVIDVSLLEFAVREDLNKTAPRVMAVLDPIKLVIDNYEEGKTEWLEAENNPEDENSGSRQLPFSKELYIEREDFKESANRKFFRLTLGKEVRLKNAYIIKGESCVKDADGNITEIHCTYDPLSRSGSGTEESKRKVKGTLHWVSAEHAIDAKVNLYDRLFSDEAPDARKDPETKESIDFKTFLNPDSLQVIEGCKVEPSLKENNAGDNFQFQRLGYFILDQESTTDNMIFNKTVGLKDSWAKKK, encoded by the coding sequence ATGGAAGAAAATAAATCAGAGAAAAGATTAGACTTTATCCGTGAGAAAATCACTGATGAGTTAAAATCAGGTAAAAATGGAGGGAAATTATTATTCCGTTTTCCACCTGAACCAAATGGCTATCTTCATATTGGTCATGCCAAGTCTATTTGTTTAAACTTTGGTCTTTCAAAAGATTTTGAAGGTGCTGGTACAAACTTACGTTTTGATGATACCAACCCAACAAAAGAAGACCAAGAATATGTTGATGCAATTAAGAAAGATATTGAATGGTTAGGCTATGAATGGGCAGGTGAGCCTAAGTTCACATCCGATTACTTTGATCAATTATACGATTGGGCAATCCAACTTATCAAGGATGGTAAAGCTTATGTTGATGATCAAACTGCTGATGTAATTGCCTCGCAAAAAGGTACTCCTACTACTCCTGGTACAAACTCTCCATTTAGAGATCGTTCTGTAGAAGAAAACTTGGAGTTGTTCGAAGGTATGAAGGAAGGCAAATTTGAGGAAGGCTCAAGAGTACTTAGAGCAAAAATCGACATGGCCAATTCCAACATGCACCTACGTGACCCATTCTTATATAGAATCATCAAAAAAGCTCACCACAGAACAGGAGATAAATGGTGTATCTATCCTATGTACGATTGGGCTCATGGTCAATCTGATTATATTGAAGGTATTACAAACTCTTTATGTACTACAGAGTTTGAAGTTCACAGACCTCTTTATAATTGGTTCTTAGATCAAATTGCCACTTCTGATCGTATTCGTCCAGAACAAACAGAATTTTCAAGATTAAACTTGAACTACACTGTAATGTCTAAGCGTAAACTATTACAATTAGTTGAAGAAGGTGTAGTTAATGGATGGGACGATCCAAGGATGCCAACAATTTCTGGTTTAAGAAGAAGAGGTTATACACCTGCTTCTATCAGAAACTTTGCTGAAACAGTAGGTATTACTAAGCGTGATAATGTCATTGATGTGTCATTGCTTGAATTTGCTGTTCGTGAAGACCTTAACAAGACTGCTCCAAGAGTAATGGCTGTTTTAGACCCGATTAAACTTGTAATTGATAATTACGAAGAAGGGAAAACAGAATGGCTAGAGGCTGAGAATAATCCTGAAGATGAAAATTCAGGTTCTCGTCAGTTACCATTCTCTAAAGAACTTTACATCGAGAGAGAAGACTTTAAAGAATCTGCTAATCGTAAATTCTTCAGACTTACTTTAGGTAAAGAAGTACGTTTAAAGAATGCTTATATCATTAAAGGAGAAAGCTGCGTAAAAGATGCGGATGGGAATATTACAGAAATTCACTGTACATATGACCCTCTATCAAGATCTGGAAGTGGCACAGAAGAATCGAAACGTAAAGTAAAAGGTACTTTGCACTGGGTATCAGCTGAGCATGCCATTGATGCGAAAGTAAACCTCTATGATCGTTTATTCTCTGATGAAGCTCCTGATGCTCGTAAGGACCCTGAAACTAAAGAAAGTATTGATTTCAAAACTTTCTTAAACCCAGATTCTTTACAAGTAATTGAAGGATGTAAAGTAGAGCCTTCATTAAAAGAAAATAATGCAGGAGATAACTTCCAATTCCAACGCTTAGGTTACTTTATTTTAGATCAAGAATCTACAACAGATAACATGATCTTTAATAAAACTGTAGGATTGAAAGATTCTTGGGCAAAGAAAAAGTAA
- the gltX gene encoding glutamate--tRNA ligase: MENKVRVRFAPSPTGPLHIGGVRTALFNYLFAKHNGGDFLVRIEDTDQTRFVEGAENYIKESLEWAGIIADEAPWKPGECGPYRQSERKETYKEYAEKLVQNDLAYYAFDTPEELEAMRERLKQARVNTPQYNSMTRMQMTNSLTLSADEVKQRIENGDPYVIRLKVPRKEEIRLNDMVRGWVMVHSHTIDDKILMKSDGMPTYHLANVVDDHLMGITHVIRGEEWLPSAPLHVLLYRYLGWEDTMPRFAHLPLLLKPDGNGKLSKRDGDKMGFAVFPLEWKDPASGEISRGFKQDGYLNDAFINFLAFLGWNPGDEREFFSMQELIDEFTMERVTKAGTRFDIDKAKWYNQQYLKEKSDEELASYLLADMKADGVESTPEKAALVANQLKERVTFPHEIWRDGRFFYEIPTEYDAKTVKKKWKPEGVSVLLDYAESLESKDAFTADEAKDAFMGILEKHEMPLGKVMPALRVALSGKGGGPDLMIMQEILGPKEVANRIKIAVEAINKLKENN, encoded by the coding sequence ATGGAAAATAAAGTAAGAGTACGTTTTGCTCCGAGCCCAACCGGACCTCTTCATATTGGAGGTGTCCGTACAGCCTTATTTAATTATTTATTCGCTAAACACAATGGTGGCGATTTCTTAGTACGTATCGAAGATACAGACCAGACTCGTTTTGTGGAAGGTGCTGAAAATTATATTAAGGAAAGCTTAGAGTGGGCAGGTATTATTGCCGATGAGGCTCCTTGGAAACCTGGAGAATGTGGACCTTATCGACAGTCTGAGCGTAAAGAAACTTACAAGGAATACGCTGAGAAATTAGTACAAAACGACCTTGCTTATTATGCATTTGATACTCCAGAAGAGTTAGAAGCAATGCGCGAACGCTTAAAGCAAGCAAGAGTAAATACACCACAGTATAACTCTATGACGCGTATGCAAATGACCAACTCATTAACACTAAGTGCTGATGAGGTAAAACAACGTATCGAAAATGGCGATCCTTATGTTATTCGTTTAAAGGTTCCTCGTAAAGAAGAAATCCGCTTAAACGATATGGTTCGTGGTTGGGTAATGGTACATTCTCATACAATCGATGATAAAATCTTAATGAAATCTGACGGCATGCCAACATATCACTTGGCAAATGTTGTTGATGATCATTTAATGGGTATTACACATGTTATTAGAGGTGAAGAGTGGTTACCTTCTGCACCTTTACATGTTTTGCTTTATAGATATTTAGGTTGGGAAGATACTATGCCTCGCTTTGCTCACTTACCTTTATTATTAAAACCTGATGGTAATGGTAAACTAAGTAAACGTGATGGTGATAAAATGGGCTTTGCAGTATTCCCATTAGAATGGAAAGACCCTGCCTCTGGCGAAATTTCAAGAGGCTTTAAACAAGATGGTTACTTAAATGATGCTTTCATCAACTTCTTAGCTTTCTTAGGCTGGAACCCTGGTGATGAAAGAGAATTCTTCAGCATGCAAGAACTTATTGATGAGTTCACAATGGAAAGAGTAACAAAAGCAGGTACTCGTTTTGATATCGATAAGGCAAAATGGTATAACCAACAGTACCTTAAAGAAAAATCAGATGAAGAATTAGCGTCTTACTTATTAGCTGATATGAAAGCTGACGGTGTTGAGTCTACTCCTGAGAAAGCAGCTTTAGTTGCGAATCAATTAAAAGAGCGTGTTACATTCCCTCATGAGATTTGGAGAGATGGTCGTTTCTTCTACGAAATACCAACAGAATATGATGCTAAAACTGTCAAGAAAAAGTGGAAACCTGAGGGTGTAAGCGTACTTCTTGATTATGCAGAAAGCTTAGAAAGCAAAGATGCATTTACTGCTGATGAAGCAAAAGATGCATTTATGGGAATCTTAGAGAAACACGAAATGCCGCTTGGTAAAGTAATGCCTGCTCTTCGTGTTGCATTATCTGGAAAAGGCGGAGGTCCTGATCTAATGATTATGCAAGAGATTCTTGGTCCAAAAGAAGTGGCCAACCGCATTAAAATTGCTGTTGAAGCAATCAACAAATTAAAAGAAAATAATTAA
- a CDS encoding beta-ketoacyl-ACP synthase III, whose amino-acid sequence MSPIYAAITAVAGWVPEDKLTNHDLEKLVETSDEWITTRTGIKERRILKDQTKGTSTLATNAVNSLLEKAGISGSEIDLVICATSTPDMGFISTANLVCDAIGSKAMSFDISAACSGFIYALEMASNFIKSGNYKKIVVVGADKMSSVIDYKDRNSCILFGDGAAAVLIEPSEEFGVIDTVMHSDGSGKELLHVKRGSAYPFTKEVVTEEGHYFHQDGKSVFKHAVTNMSSAAASIMERNSLTAEDVAYLVPHQANLRIIDATAKRMGVESDKVCINIEKYGNTTGATIPLCLWDFEKKFKKGDNLVLAAFGGGFTWGAIYLKWAYDAN is encoded by the coding sequence ATGAGTCCTATATACGCTGCAATAACAGCTGTTGCCGGATGGGTACCTGAAGACAAACTGACAAACCACGATTTGGAAAAATTAGTGGAAACAAGTGACGAATGGATTACGACCCGCACCGGTATCAAAGAAAGACGTATCTTAAAAGACCAGACTAAAGGAACTTCAACATTAGCAACTAACGCCGTTAACTCTCTTTTAGAGAAAGCTGGAATTAGTGGTTCTGAAATCGATTTAGTCATTTGTGCCACTTCGACACCTGATATGGGATTTATCTCTACAGCGAATTTGGTATGTGATGCAATCGGAAGCAAAGCGATGAGCTTTGATATTTCAGCAGCTTGTTCGGGTTTTATTTATGCTCTAGAAATGGCATCTAACTTTATCAAATCAGGCAACTATAAAAAAATCGTAGTTGTTGGTGCTGATAAAATGTCGTCAGTGATTGATTATAAGGATAGAAATTCTTGTATTCTTTTTGGTGATGGTGCCGCTGCAGTATTGATTGAACCTAGCGAGGAATTTGGAGTTATTGACACAGTAATGCATTCTGATGGGTCCGGAAAAGAGCTACTACATGTGAAAAGAGGGTCAGCATACCCATTCACTAAAGAAGTGGTGACTGAAGAAGGACATTATTTCCATCAAGATGGCAAGTCCGTTTTTAAGCATGCTGTGACTAACATGTCTTCTGCAGCTGCAAGTATTATGGAGCGTAATAGCTTAACCGCCGAAGATGTGGCCTACTTGGTACCGCATCAAGCCAACTTACGTATCATCGATGCTACAGCCAAAAGAATGGGTGTGGAAAGTGACAAAGTTTGTATCAATATTGAGAAATATGGAAACACAACGGGTGCTACTATTCCTTTATGCCTTTGGGATTTCGAGAAAAAATTTAAGAAAGGAGACAATTTAGTATTGGCTGCTTTTGGTGGTGGTTTCACTTGGGGAGCTATCTATCTTAAGTGGGCATATGATGCTAATTAA
- the lon gene encoding endopeptidase La, which translates to MRTKDTLAQGLLSNINNDAIISVISGEEDKYNLDDISEIDVPVLPLRNMVLFPNVLIPITIGREKSSKLVTEAYENKKFIACIAQKDASVEDPSAKDMHKFGTLVQIVKILELPDGNSTIIAQSRKKISLKEVTAEEPYMKATVEVIEEDFSKIKKNEEIALESSLKDVAYQILSLNRDIPQEASHALENIQGLEFLANFIATNINSDVNEKMKILKVSNGKLKVEKLLKLMQKEISLLEIKNEIAGKTNFDIDQQQRDYYLRQQMKVLQTELGVDGPDEEIAEMKAKAEKKQWPENIKEHFFKELAKLQRSNPAAADFAVLMNYCEFLLDLPWDAVTEDHFDLKNAQKILDKDHQGLEKVKERILEYLAVLKLKKDIKGPILCLYGPPGVGKTSLGKSIAKSLGREYNRISLGGLHDETEIRGHRKTYVGAMPGKILQSIKKAGVSNPVFILDEIDKIGSDFRGDPSSAFLEVLDPEQNSTFVDNYLEVEYDLSKVLFIATANSLDTIQPALRDRMEIIEITGYTFEEKEEIAKKHLIPKQRTEHGLKAKDFTFSAKGLKFLIENYTRESGVRGLERTIGSVVRKVAKSVALEEEYQKSIGPDQIIEFLGAPVFERETYSDNEYAGVVTGLAWTQVGGEILFIESSLNRGKGRLTLSGQLGDVMKESATTAFSWLKAHADKFGIDYRIFENYDLHIHVPAGAVPKDGPSAGITMLTSMVSIFTQRKVKAKIAMTGEITLRGKVLPVGGIKEKLLAAKRAGIKEIIFSERNERDVKDIPSKYTEGLKLHFVKDAKEVLDIALLKTKVEDPINFDLPKA; encoded by the coding sequence ATGAGAACAAAAGACACATTAGCCCAAGGGCTATTATCTAATATAAATAATGACGCCATCATCTCTGTTATTTCTGGAGAAGAGGATAAATATAATTTAGATGACATTAGTGAAATTGATGTACCCGTATTGCCTTTACGCAATATGGTATTGTTTCCTAATGTCTTAATACCAATTACAATCGGTAGAGAAAAGTCTTCCAAATTAGTCACTGAAGCTTACGAAAATAAGAAATTCATTGCTTGTATTGCTCAGAAAGATGCTTCAGTAGAAGATCCTTCTGCTAAGGATATGCACAAATTTGGTACTCTTGTACAGATTGTAAAAATATTAGAATTGCCAGATGGTAATTCAACCATTATTGCTCAGAGTAGAAAGAAAATCTCTTTAAAAGAGGTAACTGCTGAAGAGCCTTATATGAAAGCAACTGTTGAAGTTATTGAAGAAGATTTCTCTAAGATCAAAAAGAACGAAGAGATTGCTTTAGAGTCTTCATTGAAAGATGTTGCTTATCAAATCTTAAGCTTAAATAGAGATATCCCTCAAGAAGCATCACATGCTTTAGAAAATATTCAAGGACTTGAGTTTTTAGCCAACTTTATTGCTACCAACATCAATTCAGATGTAAATGAAAAGATGAAGATACTTAAAGTATCAAATGGTAAACTTAAAGTGGAAAAACTACTTAAGTTGATGCAAAAAGAAATTAGTCTTTTAGAGATCAAAAACGAAATTGCGGGTAAAACCAATTTTGACATTGACCAACAGCAAAGAGACTACTATTTGCGTCAGCAAATGAAGGTACTTCAAACTGAACTTGGAGTAGATGGTCCTGATGAAGAAATCGCTGAAATGAAGGCAAAAGCTGAGAAAAAGCAATGGCCTGAAAATATCAAAGAACATTTCTTCAAAGAATTAGCAAAACTTCAGCGTTCAAACCCTGCCGCTGCTGATTTCGCAGTATTGATGAATTACTGTGAATTCTTATTGGATTTACCATGGGATGCAGTTACTGAAGACCACTTTGATTTAAAGAATGCTCAAAAAATTCTTGATAAAGACCACCAAGGTCTTGAGAAAGTAAAAGAGCGTATTTTAGAATATTTAGCTGTATTAAAACTTAAGAAAGATATTAAAGGTCCTATCTTATGTTTATATGGCCCTCCGGGTGTTGGTAAAACTTCATTAGGTAAGTCAATTGCCAAATCATTGGGTAGAGAATACAACCGTATTTCATTAGGTGGTTTACATGATGAAACTGAGATCAGAGGTCACAGAAAAACTTATGTAGGTGCTATGCCTGGTAAAATTCTTCAAAGTATTAAAAAAGCAGGAGTATCAAACCCTGTATTTATTTTGGATGAAATTGATAAGATTGGTAGCGACTTTAGAGGGGACCCTTCTTCTGCATTCTTGGAAGTACTAGACCCAGAGCAAAACAGTACGTTTGTAGATAACTATTTAGAAGTGGAATATGACCTTTCTAAAGTATTGTTTATCGCAACAGCCAACTCATTAGATACCATACAACCCGCTTTACGAGACCGTATGGAAATCATTGAGATTACTGGTTATACTTTTGAAGAAAAAGAAGAAATTGCTAAAAAGCATTTAATTCCTAAGCAAAGAACTGAGCATGGTTTAAAAGCGAAAGATTTCACGTTTTCTGCTAAAGGGCTTAAGTTCTTAATTGAGAATTACACTAGAGAATCTGGTGTACGTGGACTTGAAAGAACTATCGGTTCTGTCGTTCGTAAAGTTGCAAAGTCTGTAGCTTTAGAAGAAGAGTACCAAAAGAGTATTGGTCCTGATCAAATTATTGAGTTTTTAGGTGCTCCTGTATTTGAAAGAGAAACTTATTCTGATAATGAATACGCTGGTGTTGTTACCGGTTTAGCATGGACACAAGTAGGTGGTGAAATTCTATTTATTGAAAGTTCACTTAACCGTGGAAAAGGAAGATTAACACTTTCTGGTCAACTTGGCGATGTTATGAAGGAGTCGGCTACTACTGCTTTCTCATGGTTAAAAGCACATGCTGATAAGTTTGGTATCGACTACAGAATCTTCGAAAATTACGATTTACACATCCACGTTCCTGCCGGTGCTGTACCAAAAGATGGCCCTTCTGCAGGTATTACAATGCTAACTTCAATGGTTTCAATTTTCACACAAAGAAAAGTGAAAGCAAAGATTGCAATGACTGGGGAGATCACTTTAAGAGGTAAAGTTCTTCCTGTTGGTGGTATCAAAGAAAAATTATTAGCAGCAAAACGAGCTGGTATTAAGGAGATTATTTTCTCTGAAAGAAACGAAAGAGATGTTAAAGACATCCCTTCAAAATATACAGAAGGTCTTAAGCTTCATTTTGTTAAAGATGCAAAAGAAGTATTAGACATCGCATTATTAAAAACAAAAGTGGAAGATCCTATCAACTTTGACCTTCCAAAGGCGTAG
- a CDS encoding OmpA family protein yields the protein MNIIFKKEGLYILLLLTIILSAPVFGQKKKSRKEKKKTEQEQSQPESGLSLTDFKPTKINSVVKLPGLKFPNINRVKYFRDGGMLAQISRLERNKQWDEYRTVLYKYVTSFGIENFLQKEDMDLMWRLANVSEYLGDRALAKETYRLVLRHYRGDVTKAIQHYEELALFDKPLYANIEDYYRLVEKRALIDTLTPPEDVLIDMGPEVNSQFSDYGMTLGGENESELLFTSNRSGRDTSAFNQQFNPKHANEDIYISHKTDFDMWGIAEPFEEINTNYNEGSPYLSKDGNTLYFIRCMTPDGYGDCDIYYSKKQEDGTWGEAVNIGNKINSYAWDSHPSLSITEDTLYFASDRKGGFGNSDIYFSVKDSNGHWGKARNIGPFINSRGSEISPHPHAKYPVLYFSSSIGVVSFGGFDIYKSFIIDGEFSEPKNVGPLVNGPGDEYYFAIDAAAKQLYYAKSPVKGSPNLDLQSFPLPMEAKPNNTVRFSGRVVEPTTGEVFKGVVTIIDLSDRVEVAPKKIRDDGSFDFELVNEKKYLLVIEGDNFFQIEEIFFVEGDKHVQIPAISVNSSLSFASIDFDPGSATLKPEMENNLHLVIEFLVKHINYRLVVTGHTDSDGKSEDNLKLSKARAESIKEFIINYGELDDNRVIADGKGDNDPIVVHPETEEEKRLNRRVEFKIFLDEYRISVPVND from the coding sequence ATGAATATCATCTTCAAAAAAGAAGGCCTATATATACTATTACTCTTAACTATCATTCTTTCTGCTCCTGTTTTCGGACAAAAAAAGAAATCAAGAAAGGAAAAGAAGAAAACAGAACAAGAACAATCACAGCCTGAAAGCGGTTTAAGTCTAACGGATTTTAAACCGACTAAGATTAATAGTGTCGTAAAATTACCTGGACTTAAGTTCCCCAATATTAATAGGGTGAAATATTTCAGGGATGGTGGAATGTTGGCTCAAATCTCAAGACTTGAAAGAAATAAGCAGTGGGATGAATACAGAACAGTGCTGTATAAATATGTGACTTCTTTTGGTATTGAAAACTTCCTCCAAAAAGAGGATATGGATCTAATGTGGAGACTTGCCAATGTGTCAGAATACCTAGGAGATAGAGCTTTAGCGAAAGAAACTTACCGATTAGTACTTAGACATTATAGAGGAGACGTAACAAAAGCAATTCAGCATTATGAGGAATTAGCCCTTTTTGATAAACCCCTTTATGCCAATATAGAAGACTATTATAGATTAGTAGAAAAAAGAGCACTAATCGATACACTCACTCCTCCTGAAGATGTTCTTATCGATATGGGCCCGGAAGTGAATTCACAATTTTCGGATTATGGAATGACACTTGGAGGTGAAAATGAAAGTGAACTTCTTTTCACTAGTAACCGAAGTGGAAGAGATACATCTGCTTTTAATCAGCAGTTTAATCCAAAACATGCTAACGAAGATATTTATATCTCACATAAGACTGATTTTGATATGTGGGGTATAGCTGAACCTTTCGAAGAAATCAATACAAATTATAATGAAGGTTCTCCTTATCTATCTAAAGATGGGAATACACTTTATTTTATTCGTTGTATGACTCCTGATGGATATGGCGATTGTGATATCTATTATTCTAAAAAACAGGAAGATGGAACTTGGGGAGAAGCTGTAAATATTGGCAACAAAATTAATTCTTATGCTTGGGATTCTCACCCTTCATTATCGATAACTGAAGATACATTATACTTTGCTTCTGACCGTAAAGGCGGATTTGGTAATAGTGATATTTACTTTAGTGTGAAAGATAGTAATGGACACTGGGGGAAAGCTAGAAATATTGGTCCTTTTATAAATTCTAGGGGTAGTGAGATTAGTCCTCACCCACATGCAAAATACCCGGTGCTTTATTTCTCCTCATCAATAGGAGTAGTAAGTTTTGGTGGTTTTGATATATATAAATCATTTATTATTGATGGTGAGTTCTCAGAACCAAAAAATGTAGGTCCTTTAGTAAACGGGCCTGGTGATGAATATTATTTTGCTATCGACGCAGCCGCCAAGCAATTGTATTATGCAAAATCTCCGGTAAAAGGAAGCCCAAACTTAGACCTTCAGTCATTCCCATTACCAATGGAAGCGAAACCTAACAATACAGTAAGGTTTTCTGGTAGGGTGGTAGAACCAACAACAGGTGAAGTTTTTAAAGGGGTGGTTACTATTATCGATTTATCAGATAGAGTCGAAGTAGCACCAAAGAAAATTAGAGATGATGGGTCATTTGACTTTGAATTAGTCAATGAGAAAAAATATTTATTAGTAATTGAAGGAGATAATTTCTTCCAAATTGAGGAAATTTTCTTCGTTGAAGGTGATAAACACGTACAAATTCCTGCTATTTCAGTGAATAGCTCATTATCTTTTGCTTCAATTGATTTTGATCCAGGAAGTGCAACACTAAAACCAGAGATGGAGAACAATCTACACTTAGTGATAGAGTTTTTAGTGAAGCATATTAATTACCGATTAGTGGTAACAGGCCACACCGATTCAGATGGTAAATCTGAAGATAATTTAAAGCTATCTAAAGCAAGGGCCGAATCTATCAAAGAGTTTATCATTAATTATGGTGAGTTGGATGATAATAGAGTAATTGCTGATGGCAAGGGAGATAACGATCCTATTGTTGTTCATCCTGAAACTGAAGAAGAAAAACGACTCAATAGAAGAGTAGAATTCAAGATCTTCTTAGACGAATACCGCATTTCAGTACCGGTAAATGACTAA
- the rocD gene encoding ornithine--oxo-acid transaminase, which produces MENVMAISSQEAMELEKKYGANNYAPIPVVLSKGEGVFVWDIEGKRYYDFLSAYSAVNQGHVHPRILKVMIEQASKLTLTSRAFYSDQLGLAEKMLCETFGFERAILMNTGAEGNETAIKLARKWGYEKKGIPANEAIIVGVEKNFHGRTTTIISASTDPVATTNFGPFMPGFEIVPYNDLKALEEVLKNPNVAGLWLEPIQGEAGVYVPEDGYLKAAQELCKKHNVLFMVDEVQTGVGRTGKLLASDYDEITPDMVILGKAISGGFYPVSAVLTSSEVMDVFNPGEHGSTYGGNPLGCAVMMEALTVLKEEKMMENAFRLGEIFRQKMSDLCEKTDLLTGVRGKGLLNALLVNDTEESSTATQICYKLKDHGLLAKPTHGNIIRFAPPLVITEEQLNECVDIITEVVLNFSN; this is translated from the coding sequence ATGGAAAATGTAATGGCTATTTCTTCGCAAGAAGCAATGGAACTAGAGAAAAAGTATGGGGCAAACAACTATGCTCCAATTCCAGTAGTTCTATCGAAAGGCGAAGGGGTTTTTGTATGGGATATTGAAGGAAAAAGGTATTACGATTTTCTTTCTGCTTACTCTGCAGTAAACCAAGGACACGTACACCCACGTATTTTAAAAGTCATGATCGAACAAGCATCGAAATTGACACTAACTTCAAGAGCTTTTTATTCTGACCAGTTAGGTCTTGCTGAGAAAATGCTTTGCGAAACTTTCGGTTTTGAAAGAGCTATCTTGATGAATACAGGTGCAGAAGGTAACGAAACAGCTATTAAATTAGCTCGTAAGTGGGGATATGAGAAAAAGGGTATCCCAGCAAATGAGGCGATTATTGTAGGTGTAGAGAAAAACTTCCATGGAAGAACAACTACAATCATTTCAGCATCTACTGACCCTGTTGCTACAACTAACTTTGGTCCGTTTATGCCAGGATTCGAAATCGTACCTTACAATGACTTAAAAGCATTGGAAGAAGTATTGAAAAATCCTAACGTAGCAGGTTTATGGTTAGAGCCAATTCAGGGAGAAGCGGGTGTTTATGTTCCTGAAGATGGATATTTAAAAGCAGCTCAGGAGTTGTGTAAAAAACACAATGTTTTATTCATGGTGGATGAAGTTCAAACAGGTGTGGGTAGAACAGGTAAACTGTTAGCTTCAGACTATGATGAAATTACTCCAGATATGGTGATCCTTGGAAAAGCAATTTCTGGTGGTTTCTATCCAGTTTCTGCTGTACTTACATCATCAGAAGTGATGGATGTATTCAATCCAGGTGAACATGGTTCTACTTACGGTGGTAACCCTCTAGGTTGTGCAGTTATGATGGAAGCATTAACTGTGCTGAAAGAGGAGAAAATGATGGAGAACGCGTTTAGATTAGGTGAGATCTTTAGACAAAAAATGTCTGACTTATGTGAGAAGACAGATCTTTTAACAGGAGTTAGAGGTAAAGGTCTATTAAACGCTCTTCTAGTAAACGATACTGAGGAGTCTTCTACGGCTACTCAAATCTGTTATAAATTGAAAGATCATGGTTTATTAGCCAAACCAACTCATGGTAATATTATTCGTTTTGCCCCTCCTTTAGTTATTACTGAAGAGCAATTAAACGAATGTGTAGATATCATTACTGAAGTGGTTTTAAACTTTAGTAATTAG
- a CDS encoding SDR family oxidoreductase: MESSKKGLVIITGASSGIGAATAKLFSENGFPLLLIGRRVEKIEALDLPNTLCKKVDVTDHKAFLTAVREAEGKFGEAEAIINNAGVMLLGDIAIQNPQEWKTMFDVNIMGVLNGMQIVLPQMRARKSGTIINVSSIAGRKTFGNHAAYCGTKFGVHAITENAREEAALDNVRMVTIAPGAVETELLSHTTNQDIKDGYESWKEEMGGVLKPEDIANAIWYAFNQPQGVNVREIVIAATKQQP; encoded by the coding sequence ATGGAATCATCAAAAAAAGGACTTGTTATTATTACTGGTGCTAGTTCAGGCATTGGAGCTGCAACTGCTAAGTTATTTTCTGAAAACGGATTTCCTTTATTACTTATCGGACGAAGAGTTGAAAAAATTGAGGCGCTAGACCTTCCAAATACGCTATGTAAAAAAGTAGACGTAACAGATCATAAAGCCTTTCTTACTGCAGTAAGAGAAGCAGAAGGTAAATTTGGAGAAGCGGAGGCCATTATAAATAATGCAGGGGTTATGCTGTTAGGTGATATTGCTATTCAAAACCCTCAAGAGTGGAAAACAATGTTTGATGTAAACATTATGGGTGTATTGAACGGGATGCAAATTGTGTTACCTCAAATGAGAGCCAGAAAAAGTGGAACTATTATTAACGTAAGTTCTATTGCTGGTAGAAAAACGTTTGGTAACCATGCTGCTTATTGTGGTACTAAATTCGGTGTTCATGCAATCACAGAAAATGCAAGAGAAGAAGCGGCATTAGACAACGTAAGAATGGTTACTATTGCCCCTGGTGCTGTAGAAACTGAATTGTTATCACACACAACCAACCAAGATATTAAAGATGGCTATGAGTCTTGGAAAGAAGAAATGGGAGGTGTTTTAAAACCCGAAGATATTGCAAATGCAATTTGGTATGCTTTCAATCAGCCACAAGGTGTTAATGTTAGAGAAATTGTTATTGCTGCAACGAAACAACAACCTTAG